One Kribbella sp. NBC_00662 genomic region harbors:
- a CDS encoding DUF3072 domain-containing protein: MTVHPVPDKDPDEWTTGDEPMTGAQASYLHTLAQEAGVDVPDQLSKADASRLIDELQDRTGRGN, from the coding sequence ATGACGGTGCATCCAGTCCCGGACAAGGATCCGGACGAGTGGACGACCGGCGACGAGCCGATGACAGGCGCGCAGGCGTCGTACCTGCACACCCTGGCCCAGGAGGCAGGCGTCGACGTACCGGACCAGCTGTCGAAGGCCGACGCATCCCGCCTGATCGACGAGTTACAGGACCGCACCGGTCGCGGGAACTAG
- a CDS encoding aspartate aminotransferase family protein, with product MVDWEGPLSEAYDRALTYLGALPERRVGPRATAAELHQALGGPLPTGPTDPREVVEHLAKGVDDGLLPSGSARFFGFVFGGATPASLAADWLTTVWDQNAGLYAASPAAAVVEDVTARWLAELFGLPGSTSVGFVTGAQMANFTALAAARHEVLRRAGWDVERDGLIGAPPIRVLAGAERHDTIDRALRFLGLGTNCIVPIAVDEQGRMRTDALAEALDLDPGRTAGGTGIARPTIVCAQAGNVNTGAFDPIAEICDRAHAHDAWVHVDGAFGLWAAVSPGLGQLVDGIDRADSWATDAHKWLNVPYDSGIVLCAHPEPHRAAMSIRAAYLIQDENGQRDSLDYNPEFSRRARGIPVYAAIRALGRDGIAEIVDRCHAMANRFADQLRGAGVEVLNDVVLNQVLVRFRDDDAVTRRVVTEVQNEGTCWMSGTTWQGKAAMRISVSNWTTGPEDIDRSAEAVLRCLQQI from the coding sequence ATGGTTGATTGGGAGGGGCCGCTGTCCGAGGCGTACGACCGGGCGTTGACTTATCTGGGGGCGTTGCCGGAGCGGCGGGTGGGGCCGCGGGCTACGGCGGCCGAGTTGCATCAAGCGCTCGGCGGGCCGCTGCCGACCGGGCCGACCGATCCGCGTGAGGTGGTTGAGCACCTTGCGAAGGGGGTCGATGACGGACTGTTGCCGAGTGGGAGTGCGCGGTTCTTCGGGTTCGTGTTCGGCGGCGCGACGCCGGCGTCGCTCGCTGCGGACTGGCTGACGACGGTGTGGGATCAGAACGCCGGTTTGTACGCCGCGTCGCCGGCCGCGGCTGTCGTCGAGGACGTGACGGCCAGGTGGTTGGCCGAACTGTTCGGGCTGCCGGGAAGCACGTCGGTCGGGTTCGTCACCGGCGCGCAGATGGCGAACTTCACCGCGTTGGCGGCGGCACGGCATGAGGTACTGCGACGCGCCGGGTGGGACGTGGAGCGGGACGGACTGATCGGGGCGCCGCCGATCCGGGTGCTCGCCGGGGCGGAGCGCCACGACACGATCGACCGCGCATTGCGCTTCCTCGGCCTGGGGACGAACTGCATCGTGCCGATCGCGGTCGACGAGCAGGGCCGGATGCGCACCGACGCGCTCGCCGAGGCGCTCGACTTGGATCCCGGCCGGACCGCGGGTGGGACCGGGATCGCCCGGCCCACGATCGTCTGCGCACAGGCCGGAAACGTGAACACGGGAGCGTTCGACCCGATCGCGGAGATCTGCGACCGAGCGCACGCACACGATGCGTGGGTCCACGTCGACGGAGCGTTCGGGCTGTGGGCCGCCGTCAGTCCGGGCCTTGGGCAACTGGTCGACGGGATCGACAGAGCCGATTCCTGGGCAACCGATGCGCACAAGTGGCTGAACGTGCCGTACGACTCGGGCATCGTGCTCTGCGCACACCCCGAACCGCACCGCGCCGCGATGTCGATCCGGGCGGCGTACCTGATCCAGGACGAGAACGGTCAACGCGACTCACTCGACTACAACCCGGAGTTCTCGCGAAGGGCACGCGGCATCCCGGTGTACGCCGCCATCCGTGCGCTGGGACGTGATGGCATCGCCGAGATCGTCGACCGCTGTCACGCGATGGCAAATCGATTCGCAGACCAACTGCGGGGCGCGGGCGTCGAGGTCCTCAACGACGTGGTGCTCAACCAGGTCCTGGTTCGTTTTCGCGACGACGACGCTGTCACCCGGCGCGTGGTCACCGAAGTACAGAACGAAGGCACCTGCTGGATGTCCGGCACCACCTGGCAGGGCAAGGCTGCCATGCGCATCTCGGTCTCCAACTGGACAACCGGCCCCGAAGACATCGACCGCTCCGCCGAGGCCGTCCTACGGTGCCTCCAACAAATCTAG
- a CDS encoding MFS transporter — protein MRMRSQWPAIVGYSLVGAATQLVWLNFAGVTTVAADHYNVSESAIGWLAQVFPLLYVVLAIPCGLLLDRWFRPALIAGAVLTALGALVRLIGDDFSWLLAGQILASIAQPLVLNAVTGITGRYLSEKDRPTGIAVGTASIFAGMVIAFLLSAIFTTASSLPTMLWVTAIFCVLSAVVLAVVVRRPGPFEPSNTTFTYFAYEPLTPQEALPTPHADAAPADAPAAQASASADSGSVPPGRPDRGALAAAWGDPLIRRLCVLALFPFGVFVAMSTFAQALLEPAGVSGGTASTILLVNVIAGVLGSAIIPILVVRRHAESTLLVVSLTATAAACVLLALAPGVLTGFVAITLIGLLLLPALPIVLELVERRTGEAEGTAAGLIWMSGNLGGLIVAVVVGLLVDHPPAAFLVMAAIALIAVPGARALRRPIAELRSQSQP, from the coding sequence ATGCGGATGCGGAGTCAGTGGCCGGCGATCGTCGGGTACTCGTTGGTCGGCGCGGCAACCCAGCTCGTCTGGCTGAACTTCGCCGGCGTTACCACGGTCGCCGCCGACCACTACAACGTCTCCGAGAGCGCGATCGGCTGGCTGGCCCAGGTCTTCCCGCTCTTGTACGTCGTACTCGCCATCCCGTGCGGCCTCCTACTGGACCGCTGGTTCCGCCCCGCCCTGATCGCCGGCGCCGTACTCACAGCTCTGGGCGCGCTCGTCCGCCTGATCGGCGACGACTTCAGCTGGCTCCTGGCCGGCCAGATCCTCGCCTCGATCGCCCAGCCCCTGGTCCTCAACGCAGTAACCGGCATCACCGGCCGCTACTTGTCCGAGAAGGACCGCCCCACCGGCATCGCCGTCGGCACCGCAAGCATCTTCGCCGGCATGGTGATCGCCTTCCTCCTCTCCGCCATCTTCACCACCGCCTCCTCCCTCCCGACAATGCTCTGGGTCACCGCAATCTTCTGTGTCCTATCAGCAGTCGTCCTCGCCGTCGTCGTACGCCGCCCCGGCCCCTTCGAGCCCAGCAACACGACGTTCACCTACTTCGCCTACGAGCCCCTGACCCCACAAGAAGCCCTTCCCACCCCCCACGCCGACGCCGCGCCCGCAGACGCTCCGGCCGCGCAAGCGAGTGCGTCCGCTGACTCCGGCTCCGTCCCACCCGGCCGTCCCGACCGTGGTGCTCTCGCAGCTGCCTGGGGTGACCCGCTGATCCGACGCCTCTGCGTGCTCGCGCTCTTCCCGTTCGGCGTGTTTGTTGCCATGAGCACCTTTGCCCAGGCTCTCCTCGAACCAGCCGGCGTCAGCGGCGGCACCGCCAGCACGATCCTCCTGGTCAACGTGATCGCCGGCGTCCTCGGCAGCGCGATCATCCCGATCCTCGTCGTACGCCGCCACGCCGAATCCACCCTCCTCGTCGTCAGCCTCACCGCGACCGCCGCAGCTTGCGTCCTCCTGGCACTCGCCCCCGGCGTACTGACCGGCTTCGTAGCGATCACCCTGATCGGCCTGCTCCTGCTGCCGGCCCTCCCGATCGTGCTCGAGCTGGTCGAACGCCGCACCGGAGAAGCCGAAGGCACCGCCGCCGGCCTGATCTGGATGTCTGGCAACCTCGGCGGCCTCATCGTCGCGGTCGTGGTCGGCCTACTGGTCGATCACCCGCCCGCCGCGTTCCTGGTGATGGCCGCGATCGCGCTCATCGCGGTACCGGGAGCTCGCGCTCTTCGTCGCCCGATCGCCGAACTCCGATCGCAGTCACAACCGTAG
- a CDS encoding MFS transporter has protein sequence MARSVSFLGDSLGLVALLLYVQGSTGAAPAVALLLLAGDFVPGLFGALAGAIGDRFDLKRVMVVCDLVQGVLTAGLALVLPPLPVLLVMVAVRSVTATVFQAASRNAMPGLVKDEQLEAANSALGAGTFGLEAVGPLIAAALFLVTDVRGILLIDAATFFVSAAFLSRLPRIPRAEASGHSFLRDARDGLGYIWRTKAVRVIGLGFFAVVAFNGVDDVAMVFLAKDELRGSDSASATLYAGVGIGLIIGFMILARYAGRFRMPTLMLAGFAVSSVGNLVTGLAWAIWAALALQVIRGLGISGVDVGLNTHLQRVVPAHLRSRVFGNLYGAIGLAAGISYVLGGLLLQQTDARTTFITAGAGGLLATVVTAIGVRRSGDEERELPVPR, from the coding sequence GTGGCTCGGTCGGTCTCGTTCCTGGGGGACTCGCTGGGGCTCGTGGCGTTGCTGCTGTATGTCCAGGGGTCTACGGGGGCGGCGCCGGCGGTGGCGTTGTTGCTGTTGGCCGGGGATTTTGTGCCGGGGTTGTTCGGGGCGCTCGCGGGGGCGATCGGGGATCGGTTCGATCTCAAGCGGGTGATGGTGGTTTGCGACCTGGTCCAGGGGGTGTTGACGGCTGGGTTGGCGCTCGTCCTGCCGCCGTTGCCGGTGTTGCTCGTGATGGTGGCGGTCAGGAGTGTTACGGCGACGGTGTTTCAGGCCGCGTCGCGCAATGCGATGCCGGGGTTGGTGAAGGACGAGCAGCTCGAGGCGGCGAACTCGGCGCTCGGGGCGGGGACGTTCGGGCTGGAGGCGGTCGGGCCGTTGATCGCGGCCGCGCTGTTCCTGGTCACCGACGTACGCGGGATTCTGTTGATCGATGCGGCGACGTTCTTCGTGTCGGCGGCGTTCTTGAGTCGGTTGCCGCGGATTCCGCGGGCTGAGGCGTCGGGGCACAGCTTCCTCAGGGACGCGCGCGACGGGCTGGGGTACATCTGGCGGACCAAGGCTGTGCGCGTGATCGGGCTCGGGTTCTTCGCGGTGGTCGCGTTCAACGGCGTGGATGACGTCGCGATGGTGTTCCTCGCGAAGGACGAGTTGCGCGGGAGCGACTCGGCGTCGGCGACGCTGTACGCCGGGGTGGGGATCGGGCTCATCATCGGGTTCATGATCCTGGCTCGGTACGCGGGCCGCTTCAGGATGCCGACGCTGATGCTCGCCGGGTTCGCGGTGAGCAGCGTGGGCAATCTGGTCACCGGGCTCGCGTGGGCGATCTGGGCGGCGCTCGCGTTGCAGGTGATTCGCGGGCTGGGGATCTCGGGGGTCGACGTCGGACTCAACACTCATCTGCAGCGGGTTGTGCCGGCGCACCTGCGCAGTCGGGTGTTCGGCAATCTGTACGGCGCTATCGGGCTGGCGGCCGGGATCTCGTACGTGTTGGGCGGGTTGTTGCTGCAGCAGACCGACGCCCGTACGACGTTCATCACCGCGGGAGCTGGTGGGTTGCTGGCTACGGTTGTGACTGCGATCGGAGTTCGGCGATCGGGCGACGAAGAGCGCGAGCTCCCGGTACCGCGATGA
- a CDS encoding tyrosine-type recombinase/integrase codes for MAECPPHVCKPLSAGTVRKIHFVISGALAAAVRWEWIGTNPAAEAKKPKQAPPQPLPPTSDEGSRILAAAWEQDFAWGMLIWLKMVTGARRGELLALRWHDLHPDQGVLEIRRNFTHRNGKAREKDTKTHQMRRISLDPGTVELLGTHRLNYQEQLAALGAAFDESAFVFSYEADHRRPCNPDGVSHRYAEMCTRLGIKSHLHTLRHYSATELISSGVDIRTVAGRLGHGGGGTTTLRVYAAWVAESDRQAANVLADRLPKPDFSERQTEST; via the coding sequence GTGGCCGAGTGCCCGCCGCATGTCTGCAAGCCTTTGTCAGCAGGGACAGTCCGCAAGATTCACTTCGTGATCAGCGGCGCGCTTGCGGCTGCAGTCCGCTGGGAGTGGATCGGCACCAATCCCGCCGCCGAGGCGAAGAAGCCGAAGCAGGCGCCCCCGCAACCGCTGCCTCCTACATCCGACGAGGGGTCGCGGATCCTTGCTGCCGCCTGGGAGCAAGACTTCGCCTGGGGCATGCTGATCTGGCTGAAGATGGTGACGGGAGCGCGACGCGGCGAGCTGCTCGCGCTGCGCTGGCATGACTTGCACCCGGACCAAGGTGTGCTCGAGATCCGCCGCAACTTCACCCACCGAAACGGCAAGGCGCGAGAGAAGGACACCAAGACGCATCAGATGCGCCGTATCAGCCTGGACCCGGGAACCGTTGAGTTGCTCGGCACACACCGCCTCAACTACCAGGAGCAGCTTGCGGCGCTTGGTGCGGCGTTCGACGAGTCAGCCTTTGTCTTCTCCTACGAGGCGGACCACAGGCGACCGTGCAACCCGGACGGCGTAAGCCACAGGTACGCGGAGATGTGCACAAGGCTCGGCATCAAGAGTCACCTCCACACCCTGCGGCACTATTCGGCAACCGAGCTGATCAGCTCCGGCGTAGACATTCGTACAGTCGCCGGCCGCCTCGGCCACGGCGGTGGTGGCACAACAACGCTCCGCGTCTACGCTGCGTGGGTTGCTGAATCAGACCGCCAAGCAGCGAACGTGCTCGCCGACCGCTTACCGAAGCCGGACTTCAGCGAGCGTCAGACTGAGTCGACGTAG
- a CDS encoding NAD-dependent epimerase/dehydratase family protein: protein MQLGSSAEYGAPAEQHPIDESTAERPTSPYGYSKLAATQIALHARSQGLAVTVLRIFNVSGPLSPTSTMLGGAVARLRSGEPLIVDSLDGWRDYVDVRDVAAAAVATIQIAEAPPLLNIGSGRAVRTGDWLKQLIEISGTRAEPVVGADPQRTHKSAASEVSWQCADISLVQRALDWSPQITLDQSLRDTWLAADGG from the coding sequence GTGCAACTAGGGTCCTCCGCGGAGTATGGCGCGCCGGCTGAGCAGCACCCGATCGATGAAAGCACTGCAGAGCGGCCGACTAGTCCATACGGCTACTCGAAGCTGGCTGCCACGCAGATCGCTTTGCATGCGCGATCCCAGGGTCTGGCGGTCACGGTACTTCGGATCTTCAATGTCAGCGGACCTCTCTCGCCGACGAGCACGATGCTGGGCGGAGCGGTGGCGAGGCTACGAAGCGGCGAGCCGCTCATCGTGGACTCGCTCGACGGATGGCGCGACTACGTCGATGTGCGCGATGTGGCGGCAGCGGCCGTCGCAACCATCCAGATAGCCGAGGCTCCTCCACTCTTGAATATTGGCTCAGGTCGCGCGGTCCGTACCGGCGACTGGCTCAAGCAACTGATTGAGATCAGTGGGACCAGGGCCGAGCCAGTCGTTGGCGCCGATCCGCAGAGGACGCACAAGTCCGCGGCGTCCGAGGTCTCATGGCAATGCGCTGATATCTCACTCGTGCAACGCGCCCTGGACTGGTCCCCACAGATCACTCTTGACCAGTCCCTGCGAGATACATGGCTCGCTGCGGATGGCGGGTGA
- a CDS encoding ribbon-helix-helix protein, CopG family: MTSIDQRATAEMSRLSVNLTGDTMAALKELADRRGSTVSETIRRAIAVLKYFDDQVERGSEIAVIEDMGDGKTQVNKVILLG; this comes from the coding sequence GTGACTTCCATTGATCAGCGCGCGACCGCGGAAATGTCGCGGCTGTCGGTGAACTTGACGGGAGACACGATGGCGGCGCTTAAGGAACTAGCGGATCGCCGAGGCTCGACGGTGAGTGAGACAATTCGTCGGGCTATTGCGGTTCTTAAATATTTCGATGATCAGGTCGAGCGTGGAAGTGAAATCGCAGTTATTGAAGACATGGGTGACGGTAAAACCCAGGTCAATAAGGTGATCCTACTGGGCTGA
- a CDS encoding serine/threonine-protein kinase — MTLSKGTWILGEPLDADKSGMGRVFHAQDEQGAPAVAKLVPQDPGAERELLMGDSLRASSARNVIAVLDHGEHDGEWVIIMPRAEKSLAQHLKQQDNKPLDPAEVVKVLTDVATALSDLAALEPAIIHRDIKPQNILLLDNTWQLCDFGIARYAEATTAADTQKFKWTLPYAAPEQWRMERATAATDVYALGAVGYQLLAGRLPFPGPDFREQHLGQNPAALVAGTARLRSIIEECLWKPAPARPSPSNLLARLATAAAEPSRPGASRLAKANQAEAARLATDHASAVAAEERAEAAERLFEAAEQALPAIVDPLMDAIRTDAPIATMQMGYQNVMYFLATLRGAKIGVSKARRSYHDGPFTVIASAVVSVNMSPARNGYEGRAHSLWYCDAQEAGRFAWYETAFMTVMSQASDAVLPYSLFPNEAADAIRRVMNTRQVAWPFEELDRADPVEFVDRWIDWFAQAVERQLYYPSNMPEKPTGGSWRM, encoded by the coding sequence ATGACCCTGAGCAAGGGCACGTGGATTCTTGGCGAGCCTCTAGACGCGGACAAGAGCGGCATGGGCCGGGTGTTCCATGCTCAAGACGAGCAGGGAGCACCGGCCGTTGCGAAGCTCGTACCGCAGGACCCTGGAGCAGAACGCGAGCTGCTGATGGGTGACAGCCTGCGAGCGTCCTCGGCACGCAATGTGATCGCGGTCTTGGATCATGGAGAGCACGATGGCGAGTGGGTAATCATCATGCCTCGCGCAGAGAAGTCACTCGCTCAACATCTGAAGCAACAGGACAACAAGCCTCTCGATCCGGCAGAAGTAGTCAAGGTCCTGACAGATGTCGCTACCGCCCTCTCAGACTTGGCGGCTCTAGAGCCAGCCATAATTCATCGCGACATCAAGCCGCAGAACATCCTCCTTCTCGACAACACCTGGCAGCTCTGCGATTTCGGTATTGCACGATACGCCGAGGCCACCACTGCGGCCGACACCCAGAAATTCAAGTGGACATTGCCGTACGCAGCTCCCGAGCAGTGGCGGATGGAGCGGGCGACTGCCGCCACTGACGTCTACGCTCTGGGAGCCGTTGGCTATCAGCTTCTTGCTGGCAGACTTCCGTTCCCGGGACCGGACTTCAGAGAACAGCATCTAGGGCAGAACCCTGCCGCTCTGGTCGCCGGCACTGCACGCCTGCGTTCCATCATCGAGGAGTGTCTATGGAAGCCCGCGCCAGCCAGGCCAAGTCCCTCGAACCTGCTCGCGCGTCTGGCGACTGCGGCCGCCGAGCCCAGCAGGCCAGGAGCCAGTCGACTCGCGAAGGCAAATCAGGCAGAGGCGGCACGCCTCGCGACCGACCATGCATCAGCAGTTGCAGCGGAGGAGCGCGCGGAGGCCGCGGAGAGACTCTTCGAAGCCGCGGAGCAGGCGCTCCCCGCGATTGTGGATCCACTTATGGATGCAATTCGGACAGATGCTCCGATCGCAACCATGCAGATGGGCTACCAAAATGTGATGTACTTCCTCGCCACGCTGCGGGGCGCCAAAATCGGCGTAAGCAAAGCCCGACGCTCGTACCACGACGGACCTTTCACCGTCATCGCGTCAGCTGTGGTCTCGGTCAATATGAGCCCCGCGCGCAACGGCTACGAGGGACGGGCCCACTCCTTGTGGTACTGCGACGCTCAAGAAGCCGGTCGTTTCGCGTGGTACGAGACCGCCTTCATGACAGTCATGTCACAGGCTTCTGACGCGGTTCTGCCGTACTCACTTTTTCCAAATGAGGCTGCGGACGCGATCCGGCGCGTCATGAACACGAGGCAGGTGGCCTGGCCCTTCGAGGAGCTCGACCGCGCCGACCCAGTGGAGTTTGTAGATCGGTGGATCGATTGGTTTGCCCAGGCGGTGGAACGCCAGTTGTACTACCCGTCGAACATGCCCGAGAAGCCGACCGGCGGCTCGTGGAGGATGTAA